A window of Castanea sativa cultivar Marrone di Chiusa Pesio chromosome 8, ASM4071231v1 genomic DNA:
TGTGTAGATAACATTTACACCTTTGCATGTTTCAAATATTAATGCGACATTAAATTGCTTCCAAAGCCAGCCCATGCCCATCCTTAAAAGTAACCTAAGCCTAACCTTTTGATTAAAACCCCCCATTAGGACAGGTTACCCTTTGGTTTTAATTAGGACAATAATCCCACATGGGACATGTGGAGAATGAGCTGGATGTGCAAGTTCTTTTAAGGCCCTAAAGGTGCCCTTTGAGGATtaccctttcttcttcttgaatTGGAATGAGGTGGAGGAGGCATGCTTTGGTACATTTCTTGTTGGATCCCTTCACGCAATTCTTCTTCTGCCTTTGCTGCCAATCTTCTTGGCATTCTTTCCGTCATTTCATCATTCTTGGTGCTTAAGATAAAGCTTGCATCCCCATTTCTTTTAATTCCTACAAGCTATataagattaaaaagaaaaaaaaaaattatatatattaatactaGCTCATAAACAATGTATGACATATGAACTCTCTCCACCCAAAAGGgggaaaattattttatagtgaataattaagaaaaataatgatcACAAAACTACCTGAAAGGAAATATCATAAAGTTACATgttttgtatgattttttttccccttacaACAAGTGGGTGAGGAGGGGATTCAAACCCGAATGCCGCTCAATGGAAAATTGGACAATGTGACTGAATTATAAAGCTCTTGACATATATGAACTTTTTAGATTATAACGACATTGGTATCAACTAATAACGGACACATTATATTGATGATGAAAAGTAAGGCATGGTGAATTGTGCAATATGATAGTTAAGATTAAATTTATGGACCATGAAAATGTGATCAAGGAGTTCTTAATTTCAAATTATGGAAACTAACCTTACATCCCAATGAACAAAAGCGAAATGGGTCCAAGAGACTTCTCCTACATATTTCGCACAAATGACTGCTTGCCTTACCAGTAGTCTTAGGCTGAGGTCTCTCATTGAGGAAGAGAACTCTAGCACTGTTTATCACATAAGTCTGAACTCCACTAATGTCCAAAACCTTCTCAATCTCAGTGACCCGAACAACATCATGATATGATGATCGCCTAATCTGCATTATAGAGTTTCGATTAAGATAACAAAGTACCATAATATAAGTCCATTCGATCACATTGtataattaaaggaaaaaatattaccCACTTGAATTACTGGGTGATCTTTGTGCCGTGTTGATCGGCAGTAGAAGCAAAATGCATCATCCTGGCAATCAAGGCAAAACATGTTGCATTCGCTACGTGGGGAATCTTTGTGTGCGGAGCAAACAGAGAAGAAATCTGAAGATAACAAGGATTCAAGCCATGATGGCACCAACATTGCCTCCTGTTTTGAAACCCCACAAAACATACATAAACACCAAACGGTAAgccaagaaaaatgagatatgTTAAAGATGAAAGAAAGATTGGAATTTGCATTGGTACATTACCATTATCAAGGTTGATTACTTTCAcagcaaagagagagaaagagagagagagagagagtttaagGAACCTAAAAGAGTAACATAAGATTCATCAACAAAACAATGGATTAAGAAAAGGACAAAGAGCATATAAAGAAATATATGTATTGAAACTAGGTGCTGTGACGGTTGAGATCAAAAAAATGGTAGGTTAGGTGTATTGTGGATCGTTGGATTGGGAGAGAGTCCGGGGCTGTTTGGGAGTTACGATTAACTTTTTGGTTCTTTCCTTGTGTCTCATCGAAAGGCACAAGGTCGGCAAAACAAGGTTTTGGTTAGGTTGCGTTTGGGCGGGGAAGCCTTTttatgaaaagtgaaaaccaaaTCTTGATGGCGTGTATGCCATATGAAAGCTATTTCCCATATCACAATAGCTGCGCTCAATGGTTTGCCTTCCACGCAGCCTTTTGTGCAATTCACATTTCAAAGTAACATTTcacattttaatatatattatatatcattatcattacattttttatctacctataaaaatatataggtTTATTTTTTCACGAATAAGATATCATGATTCTTGCATTTTAGAATTCTAGTTATAAATTCATAGGATGTAATGactataaatataaaattggatttaaaATCCTTAAAGTTGTTATTGAGATCACATGGATCTCCATAATTATGTTGGAAAGCTTCACATGATATAACTCATATTATATGTTTCACAAAATGACGGTTTTGATTTACAAACTGAAATATAGCTACTAACTACCTTATAAAAGGTGGTCCATCcaatttgatttcattttttttgggtaagctatatgttttctcaaaaaatttatcatttagaTAACtagaaaaaattatgaataattattcaatatttCGGGAGCAAAATTCATTCTTATCACATAGTAATAAGTcatgttaattaaatttatagtgagacacattatttatgtgagagaaaactaaaaagaGCATTGCTTTCATAACATTGAataatttctattatttatagTTGTAACAACTCtacaatatataatatttgtttcTTTAGCATAGTTGAAATGAGGATGCTAGGTCCAAgattcttttatttgatttgaaatggAGATAATTCATTTCATGGTAGAGATTTAACACTTCACAGATCTAAAAAATGAATATGGTatcatttcattaaaaattaattaccaTTCCTTATTtggtataataaaattttaaatgccaAGAATGTTATAGTTTAGTGGCATTGACTGGCCTTCTTTATGATAAAAATCAAGCCTCGAATGCCCTCCCTCCGTCAGTCACTTACTATAACAATTGAATTagcaaaaagaataattttaaatgacacGACACtatgaatataattttattttttaatttgagatgGAATTCTACTCTAGCTACTTTAgcctaagtgtatgtgtgtgaagctctaaGAACTCcctcctaaagacttgaacctCCGGCTTTTACCCTCCCACACCCCACACTCCACAGGTActtatacttataaaataatcatCACGTCAAAATTACATGGTAGAACCATGAATATAATTAGATTCATGAGAAAGTAAAAGTAACATTACATTTTAAAccttatattttcaaaaataacaaattaaatcctttttttttaagtaacaaatTAATACATGTAGTttaaatattaagaaattaaatactaaaattaaaaaagtaataaattaaacatCAACTCATTTAAATGGAATGATATTGtgttgggattttttttatgagataatAAATAGCCAGTTTGTGAAAAGATTTGTAAGAACAGTTGGGTCTCTTTGTAAACCGTAACGACAATTTGTAACActgattttgaaatttcttgATTTAATTTATCACCTTCAAAACGAAAGGGTTTGATTGGTTAcaccaaaaattataaagaaattaaaatctaattttcctAAGAGAAAATCTCCAACATAAAATAAGCACTTTTCAATGCAAGTCtccatttcaaaaaataaatgtaaaggATCATTTTACTAGCAATAATATATATGCATGCCCTGGACCAACACTGAGGCAACAaagggctcacaatctatttgttaGTGGGTATTATGCTCAATCCTACTAAGTAAGGCCCCAAACCAGTGATTGTATTCTCCCTCGCTTCCCCTGAACACCGCAATGTGGCACTCCTCACTCTTCCTTTCTGTGTTTCTCCTCTCTTCCCCTCTATATTTTTCTTCTCCCCCTTTCCCCCCAAAAGACCAACCCCCTTTAACCTTTGCTTAGGCCTCCTTTTATAACCCTTCAGTAAGTGGAGTGCCCATCATTTTTATTCCCCGTCACACACATATTTCCACATCTCTGAGAATCCCAAGGGATCACCACAAATTCAAAGGATTCCCTTAGAATCTGTTTCAGACACCAGATAGGGCTCGGTGGTGGATTCCTTTCATAATCGTTAACTCTCAGTTACCGACCTCTTAGGGACTGTATACAGACTTCTTTCATGATCGGTTTAGACCCCTTCCTTCTAAAGGACCCTTCGAGAAGAGCCGCACTAACTCCCGGTACCTGGCCAGTGATCGAGTCCATTATGATGAAACCCTAGGGTAACCTTTCCATTGTGTATTAGGCCCACATCActtaatgggccttgggttttgtGTTGGGCTTTGCCTCGACGGTCGGTTTGGTTCATCAGACCCAATTCACCCATAATAGCCCCCCACGATCTTATTCTTGCGAAGTAGGGATAGGATCAGGGCTTAGTTGCTTCATGGTCGGTGCGCTAGCTCCCGTTCAATCCCTAGGGAAGGGGCGTGTGCATCTCGAGAAGTCCAATGAACCATCTTTTAATGCGATGAATTGGACAACCTGTCCCGTTTGGAAAAGATGTGGCAGGGCTTGGCACATCCAACGACCCAGATGATCTGACGCTTTGTTTACCGAAGTGCGCATGATGTGTAATTATGGCATGCATTTATTGCCATGTGACAGTTACCATTAATGGCTCTCCTGCCTCTATAAATACTGCTCCATAACTACTGtgttcttttcttctctctttcccttcttcttctgTTTACTCTAGTGCTGTCATCTTCCCTACGTTCTCGAGCCCTCATCTTCCTTAAGAGACCTCACTCCTTCCTTCTCaagaaaaaattctataaatctctctctcttctcccatTTCAACTTATATTTCAACAACATgcttttttcttatcttttagAAACTAGGGAAAACGTGGCATCATTTAAGGCTAGGTTTAACATCCCTCAAGATGTAGAAATCTCATATTATGATGAGGGTGACATAGAAGACCAAAGGCGTCCACACATAGTGTTCTTCCCCCTCTATTCTAGAGGGTGGGTTTAGGTTCCCAGTAAACTCTTTATTACTTAGGACTCTTAGTTTCTACGGTTTAAGCCCCGACTAGTGCTTGCCTAACTTTTATAGGGTAGTGAACTGCATGGAGCGTCTTAACCATTTGTACGGCCTGAGCCTTACCCATCACGATATTAACTTCATGTACTCCATTCGGGGGAGTTTAGGCCTTGGGTATTACCTCCAAACCCGAAGCACCATGGTTCGACTGATATCTTGCCTCCTCGATTCCAATAGGAACTCGACATGGGAATTTGTGAAGGTAAGCGGCAATTGGCTAAACGGAGAGCTGACTTGCTCGACTTCACCCCCGCTAAATAGGTCGGTTTCTCCTTCTCTCGACTCCCGACCCTATTGTAACTTGCTCCCCTCCCGTAACTTGTATATTTAAACAGCATCGaacaatatcttttttttatacgtTCTGGCCAGATTTCAACGTCGTGCAGGTCAAAGAGCTTAACTTCATCCTCCACTCCGAGATATTCGTGCACTATGATGGGTAGTTGAGGGCTTCCCACCTGATTCTGGGCTGTGTACCCTCCTACACGAGCTACTAGGATTCGTCAAGCGCCTTCACGGTCGGTAGCCCATTACCGTCAAACTTAGATGTTCGGCTACCAGGTTTTTTGCCTCAAGGACTCACTTCTGGGGAAGCCAGGCAATCAGGTCCCCGACTAGTCAGATACAAATCTCTTGAACCCCGTCAAGATGATTCAAGAGACACCGTCTTTCAAGGTCGGGTAGACACATTCCTATAGAGGCCCCTCCCCGAGAAGATCCTAATGAAAAGGGTCCAACTACCGAAGAAACTGATCATGTACTCCCAGACCCTAGCAGTAGAAATGGTGAAAAAGCGGACAATGGCCTTAGACCGTTGGTTCCCGGCCACACCAACCTCAAGGGGCCCAACTTCCTCCAGTCTACCCTCCAGCAAACCACTCCCCCCACACCCAAACAACAAAGGAAACGCCACAAAGGTGCGGGCGGTGCTGTAACCCAAAAAAGTACCTCCCCGGCTGCTCATTTACCAATTCCTATTTAGGGTAGGTCGACAATTCCGCCGGCCAGTAAGACTCCCCAAGAGACATAGCCCCTGAACCAACTAGTCATAATCAGTTTGCAAGTCACGGCATCCTTCTCGGGCTCGGCTGCCCCATGGGAGTGCACCTTCCAACTGGGAGACAAAAGCACTACCCTCCAGCTCTTATATCTGAACCTGGAGAAGTGGGGAGGGGGGTCAAGTATTCAACAGTATAAGGCATGCCCTTCTGCTCCCAGCCAACATGGAGCACTACGCTAGTTGCCTAGATGATGACTTGGTGCTTAAGTTGAAGTGGCACACCATCGTGGTGAGTTCTATTTCCTCTCGAGCCTTTGtcaatatcataaaaatttgcAAATGTTACTAGTCCGTTCGGAATCATCTTAACTTTGTTTTTCGATCATTCAGGCTACCCAATTGACCCATATAGTGGAGGGTCAACTAAAGTATGCCCAAGAGGAGGTCGACAAGGAAAAAGCCCTCAAGCAGGTAGTCGAGGCAAGCCTCAAGGATGAATGTAGTGGAACGACATGCAACAACTGCCAAGAAAGTGCTGGAGTAAGCCAATGAAGCCCTCAGCAAGCTCGGGGAGGCCGAGTTTAAGCTTGCCGAAACCACCAGCGTCCTCTCCGCCCAGGATAAGGAATTTACTGATTATAAGGGGGGAGAAAAAGCTCTGAAGCAAACCTACTACAACATGGGCTTCAAGCATGCTGAGGACTCGGCGGGCCTTGTGATCTTTCAGGCCCGAAATTTCGAGTTTATGGAGGGATGAATGGTGGCAATTAATGCCATTCGACTCCCCAAAGAATCCCCGTTCAGGAAGGCCGACCAAGTGCCTTTGCCCGAGGACCCCGCAGTAGGAGTTTAAACTGAAGAGTAGGAGGAGGACAGTAGTGACGATATGAAGGCGGCGAGAGCCCAAATCCCGAGAGCTATCGTGGCAGATTGACTCTCACATTGTGGTACTCGATGATGAGCAGCTAAGAATCAGGGTTTCCATGTCCAAACAGACAGCTTAACCAATGGTGACCTCTGATCCCACGCCTAGCAACCCCCCGATTGACTAGGAAGCCCCTGTTGTGAATCCCGCAGCCACTATGACCCCAGCAGTTTAGCCTCGGAGATGTTTGgactgtttttgttttgtttttttttttttgttcttttttttttttttaatatgtataaGACCAACATCTTCAACTTTTCTATTTAATGTATTAAGTTTATGTGGTAAAAGACGAAGCTTTCCATTTATCTTCATCATGCTTCCATTGTTTAAGTGTAAACATTCGGTAACAGCTTGCGTATTCGGTAACTATACCAAACTTAAAATTTGCAATAAGAGTTTCGTTTAAGTTTTTTCATTCGGCAATATTTCATTACTGCTTAAGCAATATTTTCCGGGGTGTTTTCATTCGGTGTTAAGTTTTGAGATACTATCTAGGTGCATGCTATTTAACAGAAATTTAGGGTATTCCCCCATCATTCTTCAAAACATAATGTCACagtaattaaagaaaaaatgcgAACTATTGCTTATATTCAATATTGAGCGTGGTCAGAACGCATCCTCATAGAAAGACTAAGATTTCCATTTGCCCTAAGGAGAAGAATAAGGTTTCTGTCTGGTTAGTGATTGGGGTTAGGCTGAGGCCAGAAGTCTGTCCTTAGAAAGTGCATAAGGTTTTCATCTGGTCTGTGACCGGGGTCAAGTCGAGGCCATATTTCTGTCCTTAGGAAAATTGACACAATAAATGCCCGGATGTTCCATCATTAACCACTACTTCACACAAGATCGGTTAGCTAGAATTTACTCAACTCCCTTGTTCTTGTTATCTCATAACTTATATCAGTcaattcttacaacaaattACATTTACTGATAAAACTTCTTCAAATTGTAAACATTCCATGGTCGGGGCAAAGGTCTTTCCTCTAGGTCCTCTAGGTAATAAGCTCATGTCCCGGCCGCCGCAATAACTCGGTAGGGACCTTCCCAGTTTGGAGCCAGTTGCCGGCGCTGTGATCCTTTGCGCTTCCAACAACCTTCTGTAGAACAAGATCCCCGAGCATAAATTCTCAAGGCTTGACCTTCCTGTTGTATCCTCGCGCCAATCTCTGTTGATAATCAGCAAGTAGCACAACTATCGTGCTCCCTCGTTCTTCCATATCATCTAAGCTTCTAACCATGTGTTGCTCGTTCTCTCCCTGTCCGAAACTGGCAACCCTAGAGCTCATCAAACTGATGTCTACTGGTGCAATCGCTTCAACCCCGTAGGTCATGGAAAAGGGGGTCTCGCCTGTTGACCTTCTAGGCCTTGTTCGGTAAGCCCACAGTACATTTGGCAGCTCTTCAACCCAATTTCCCCATGCACCTTCAAGTCGTGTCTTGAGGCCGTTCACAATAGTCTTATTCGTCTCCTTGGTTTGGCCATTACTTTGCGAGTAGGCGGGGAATGAGTACTTGCTAATTATGCCAAGGTCGGCACAGTATTCTTGGAAAACCTTACTATCAAACTATAACTCATTATCAGATACTAGCGTCTGGGGGACCCCAAACCTcgtgacaatgttcttccaaacaaacttttACACGTCGACATCCCTGATATTTGCCAAAGTCTTcgcttctacccatttagtaaaataatctaTGGCCACTATTACATATCTTTAGTTTCCCGAGGCCCGAGGAAAGGGTACGATTATGTCAATCCCCCACTATGCGAAAGGCCAGAGACTGAGAATAGGGTTAAGATTTCCTCCCGAAAGGTGGAGCATGGGCGCGTGTTTTTGACACCA
This region includes:
- the LOC142608384 gene encoding protein RGF1 INDUCIBLE TRANSCRIPTION FACTOR 1, giving the protein MEAMLVPSWLESLLSSDFFSVCSAHKDSPRSECNMFCLDCQDDAFCFYCRSTRHKDHPVIQIRRSSYHDVVRVTEIEKVLDISGVQTYVINSARVLFLNERPQPKTTGKASSHLCEICRRSLLDPFRFCSLGCKLVGIKRNGDASFILSTKNDEMTERMPRRLAAKAEEELREGIQQEMYQSMPPPPHSNSRRRKGNPQRAPLGP